In Candidatus Hinthialibacter antarcticus, one genomic interval encodes:
- a CDS encoding type II secretion system protein: MMKRNERAYVLIEVLAAMTILAISGTVLMRSLQNAMSATRSVQDITKAIYLTEAKLNEFKAIYNSKFNPELGEFRGNYSQPGSAKFTWTAWVEHDRKLDAYVITVSTTWGDGATRRRRRRSRDIEGGFVLKSMVPRARINDELILGGVPSVGSRRSSDSAGRGSQRGSRGGR; this comes from the coding sequence ATGATGAAAAGAAACGAACGCGCATACGTTTTGATTGAAGTCCTGGCGGCGATGACCATACTCGCCATTTCGGGGACGGTATTGATGCGTTCGTTGCAAAATGCCATGAGCGCCACGCGATCCGTACAGGACATCACAAAAGCCATTTATCTGACCGAAGCAAAATTAAATGAGTTTAAAGCAATATACAACAGCAAGTTTAATCCAGAACTTGGTGAGTTTCGCGGCAATTACAGCCAACCCGGCTCGGCGAAATTTACCTGGACGGCTTGGGTGGAACACGACCGGAAACTTGACGCCTATGTTATCACCGTTTCAACGACTTGGGGTGATGGCGCTACGCGGCGCCGCCGCCGTCGCTCACGCGATATCGAAGGCGGCTTTGTGTTGAAATCCATGGTGCCGCGCGCGCGGATCAATGACGAGTTGATTTTAGGCGGCGTTCCTAGCGTTGGCAGCCGACGGTCGAGCGATTCAGCAGGGCGGGGGTCGCAACGCGGCT